The Sphingobium sp. BYY-5 genome contains a region encoding:
- the ahpF gene encoding alkyl hydroperoxide reductase subunit F: protein MLDANLKGQLKAYMANITQPIELAASLDDSAKSHELKELLNEIAELSDKVSVTDGSDKRKPSFMIRRVGTDIGVTFAGIPMGHEFTSLVLALLQVGGHPSKAAQDIIQQVKDLDGDFAFETYFSLSCQNCPDVVQALNLMSVLNPRISHVAIDGGLFKEEVDARKIMAVPTVFLNGQPFGQGRMELEQIVAKIDSGAEARAAEKIEAQDPFEVLVIGGGPAGAAAAIYSARKGIRTGVAAERFGGQVLDTMDIENFISVSRTEGPKLASALEAHVKDYDVEIMNLQRAAKLIPARTEGGYHEVVLENGASLKGRTLILSTGARWRQMGVPGEEEYRNKGVAYCPHCDGPLFKGKRVAVIGGGNSGVEAAIDLAGIVAHVTLVEFDSQLRADAVLQRKLASLPNVKIITSALTTKVEGNGERVTGLSYKDRNHGTEHDVELEGIFVQIGLVPNTEWLKDSIALSTRGEIEIDARGETSQPGIFAAGDCTTVPYKQIVIAMGAGSTAALSAFDYLIRLPASEEVAVAA, encoded by the coding sequence ATGTTGGACGCAAATCTCAAGGGCCAGCTCAAGGCCTATATGGCGAACATCACACAGCCGATCGAACTGGCGGCGTCACTGGACGACAGCGCGAAATCGCATGAGCTCAAGGAACTGCTGAACGAAATTGCCGAGCTTTCGGACAAGGTCAGCGTGACGGACGGCTCCGACAAGCGCAAGCCCAGCTTCATGATCCGCCGCGTTGGCACCGATATCGGCGTGACCTTCGCCGGCATTCCGATGGGCCACGAGTTCACGTCGCTGGTGCTGGCGCTGCTACAGGTCGGCGGCCATCCGTCCAAGGCCGCGCAGGATATCATCCAGCAGGTCAAGGATCTGGACGGCGACTTCGCCTTCGAAACCTATTTCTCGCTTTCCTGCCAGAACTGCCCCGACGTTGTGCAGGCACTCAATCTGATGAGCGTGCTCAATCCCCGGATCAGCCATGTCGCCATCGACGGCGGCCTGTTCAAGGAGGAGGTCGATGCGCGCAAGATCATGGCGGTGCCGACCGTCTTCCTGAACGGCCAACCCTTCGGCCAGGGCCGGATGGAACTGGAGCAGATCGTCGCCAAGATCGACAGCGGCGCCGAAGCCCGCGCGGCGGAGAAGATCGAGGCGCAGGACCCGTTCGAGGTGCTGGTGATCGGCGGCGGCCCCGCCGGCGCTGCGGCGGCCATCTATTCAGCGCGCAAGGGCATCCGCACCGGCGTCGCGGCGGAGCGTTTCGGCGGCCAGGTGCTCGACACCATGGATATCGAGAATTTCATCTCGGTCAGCCGCACCGAAGGGCCGAAGCTCGCCAGCGCCCTCGAAGCCCACGTCAAGGATTATGACGTCGAGATCATGAACCTTCAGCGGGCGGCCAAGCTGATCCCGGCCAGGACCGAGGGAGGCTATCATGAAGTCGTGCTGGAAAATGGCGCGTCCCTCAAGGGCCGGACACTCATCCTGTCCACCGGCGCCCGCTGGCGGCAGATGGGCGTACCCGGCGAAGAGGAATATCGCAACAAGGGCGTGGCCTATTGCCCGCATTGCGACGGCCCGCTGTTCAAGGGCAAGCGCGTGGCGGTGATCGGCGGCGGCAATAGCGGCGTGGAGGCGGCAATCGACCTGGCCGGCATCGTCGCCCATGTCACGCTGGTCGAATTTGACAGCCAGTTGCGCGCCGACGCGGTGTTGCAGCGCAAGCTCGCCAGCCTACCCAACGTCAAGATCATCACTTCGGCCCTAACGACCAAGGTGGAGGGCAATGGCGAGCGCGTGACCGGCCTGTCCTACAAGGATCGCAACCACGGCACCGAGCATGATGTCGAGCTGGAGGGCATTTTCGTCCAGATCGGGCTGGTCCCGAACACCGAATGGTTGAAGGACAGCATCGCCCTCTCCACCCGTGGCGAGATCGAGATCGATGCGCGCGGCGAAACCAGCCAGCCGGGCATTTTCGCCGCGGGTGACTGCACGACCGTGCCGTACAAGCAGATCGTGATCGCCATGGGCGCGGGGTCTACGGCGGCGCTGTCCGCTTTCGACTATCTCATCCGCCTGCCGGCAAGCGAGGAAGTCGCCGTAGCGGCCTGA
- a CDS encoding cupin domain-containing protein, whose translation MQLSDFDIDLFLRDYWQKKPLLIRNPWAKWRNVLEPDELAGLACEEGIESRLIVQSGETWVLEHGPFAEDRFSQLDGAPWTLLVQAVDHYAPDVAALLDPFRFIPNWRIDDVMVSYATDGGGVGPHFDQYDVFLIQGLGKRRWRVGDQCDRTTPLRPHDDLRLLTDFEATGEWVLEPGDILYVPPGVAHDGVAVGDDCMTYSIGFRAPSRPDMLMEWAEHLVDGMADDDLYVDPDLKAAGNPGEIAPSAIDRLHAMAVEKLLDRDAFARWFGQHSSTPKYADADWRPDEPITIEELQALARDGATLARNPASRFAFLRQNDGVLLLFADGSAFPCSGASAALAEQLCAQDHILLDPSLSGAMEMLAALVNQGSLAPADDGDEDGD comes from the coding sequence ATGCAGCTTTCCGATTTCGACATCGATCTTTTCCTGCGCGATTATTGGCAGAAGAAGCCGCTGCTTATCCGCAATCCATGGGCGAAGTGGCGCAATGTGCTGGAGCCGGACGAACTGGCCGGCCTCGCGTGCGAAGAGGGCATCGAATCACGCCTGATCGTCCAGTCGGGCGAGACCTGGGTGCTCGAACATGGTCCCTTTGCCGAGGACCGATTCAGCCAGCTCGACGGCGCGCCCTGGACCCTGCTGGTGCAGGCGGTCGATCATTATGCGCCCGATGTCGCCGCGCTGCTTGATCCGTTCCGCTTCATCCCCAACTGGCGCATCGACGATGTAATGGTCAGCTATGCGACCGACGGTGGCGGCGTGGGGCCGCATTTCGACCAATACGACGTGTTCCTGATCCAGGGGCTGGGCAAGCGCCGCTGGCGCGTGGGCGACCAGTGCGACCGGACCACGCCGCTGCGTCCGCATGACGACCTGCGTCTGTTGACCGATTTCGAGGCGACGGGCGAGTGGGTGCTGGAGCCGGGCGATATCCTCTATGTTCCGCCCGGCGTCGCTCATGACGGCGTGGCCGTGGGCGATGATTGCATGACCTATTCGATCGGATTTCGTGCACCGTCGCGCCCGGATATGCTCATGGAGTGGGCCGAGCATCTGGTCGATGGCATGGCCGATGATGATCTTTATGTCGATCCCGACCTCAAGGCGGCGGGCAATCCCGGCGAGATCGCGCCGTCGGCCATCGACCGTCTGCACGCCATGGCCGTCGAAAAACTGCTGGACCGGGACGCCTTCGCCCGCTGGTTCGGCCAGCACAGCAGCACGCCCAAATATGCCGATGCCGACTGGCGCCCGGACGAACCGATCACGATCGAGGAACTGCAGGCCCTTGCCAGAGACGGCGCGACGCTGGCGCGCAACCCGGCCAGCCGCTTCGCCTTCCTGCGGCAAAATGACGGCGTCCTGCTGCTGTTCGCCGACGGCAGCGCCTTCCCGTGCAGCGGCGCCAGCGCTGCGCTGGCGGAACAGCTTTGCGCGCAGGATCATATCCTCCTCGACCCATCGCTGTCGGGGGCCATGGAAATGCTGGCGGCGCTGGTCAATCAGGGCAGTCTGGCGCCCGCTGATGATGGCGATGAGGATGGGGACTGA
- a CDS encoding rRNA large subunit pseudouridine synthase E, giving the protein MARLILFNKPFNVLTQFTDRSIGAERQTLSNYIDVPGVYPAGRLDLDSEGLLLLTDDGRLQARIADPRFKTPKTYLVQVEGDVQEDALDQLRKGVMLKDGPTLPAGAERIDDPALWPRDPPVRFRKTVPDCWLQLTIREGRNRQVRRMTAAVGHPTLRLVRWRIGDWSIDGLQPGEWREVQAA; this is encoded by the coding sequence ATGGCCCGGCTGATCCTGTTCAACAAACCCTTCAATGTGCTGACCCAGTTCACCGACCGCAGCATCGGGGCAGAGCGCCAGACGCTTTCCAATTATATCGACGTGCCTGGCGTCTATCCGGCGGGACGGCTGGACCTCGACAGTGAGGGATTGCTGCTGCTGACCGACGACGGGCGGTTGCAGGCGCGCATCGCCGATCCGCGCTTCAAGACTCCCAAAACCTATCTCGTCCAGGTCGAAGGTGACGTGCAGGAAGACGCACTCGACCAGTTGCGCAAGGGCGTGATGCTGAAGGACGGCCCGACCCTGCCGGCCGGGGCGGAGCGGATCGACGACCCGGCGCTCTGGCCGCGCGATCCGCCGGTGCGCTTCCGCAAGACGGTGCCCGACTGCTGGCTGCAACTGACGATCCGCGAGGGCCGCAACCGGCAGGTGCGCCGGATGACGGCGGCGGTCGGCCACCCGACGCTGCGACTGGTACGCTGGCGTATCGGCGACTGGAGTATCGACGGCTTACAGCCGGGCGAATGGCGCGAGGTACAAGCCGCTTAA